A single window of Montipora capricornis isolate CH-2021 chromosome 14, ASM3666992v2, whole genome shotgun sequence DNA harbors:
- the LOC138033423 gene encoding tetratricopeptide repeat protein 28-like, with the protein MADRKLDVLEQHMKELSVARKEGNRREEGLACFSLGNYFDGIADFKQAIRNYTEALGIFKEIGFRAEEGRVLGNLGNAHHCLGNFKQAVECHNQNLSIAKDIGDRAEEGKAYCNLGNAYDSLGNFKQAKEYHNQDLSIAKEVGDRTGEGRAYGNLGNAYHSLGNFKKAIEYHNQDLSIAKEVGDRAGEGGAYGNLGNAYYSIGDFKRAIEYHNQDLSIAKEVGDRAGVGIAYGNLGSAYNSLGNCKQALEYHQQSLGTAKEVGDRAGEGRAYCNLGNAYESLGDFRRAIEYREQSLFIVKEVGDMAGEGRAYGNLGNAYHSLGNFKRAIVYYNQHLSITKEVGDRAGEGRAYGNLGNAYHSLGDFKQAIVYHNQHLSIAKEVGDRAGEGRAYGNLGNAYHSLGDFKQAIVYHNQHLSIAKEVGDRAGEGRAYGNLGNAYHSLGDFKQAIVYHNQHLSIAKEVGNRAGEGRAYGNLGNAYHSLGDFKQAIVYHNQDLSIAKEVGDRAEEGATYCNLGNAYRRLGDFKQAIVYHNQHLSIAEEVRDRAGEGAPYCNLGNAYHSLGDFKQAIEYHNQHLSIAKEVGDRAGEGSAYGNLGNAYHSLGDFKQAIVYHTQHLSIAKEVGDRAGKGRAYGNLGNAYKRLGDFKQAIEYHNQDLSIAKEVGDRAGEGSAYCNLGNVYHSLGDFKQAIVYYNQLLSIAKEVGDRAGEGRAYGNLGNAYQSLGDFKQAIEYHNQDLSIAKEVGDRAGEGSAYGNLGNAYHSLGDFKQAIEYHNQHLSIAKEVGDRAGEGRAYGNLGNAYHSLGDFKQAIEYHNQHLSIAKEVGDRAGEGSAYGNLGNAYHRLGDFKQAIEYHKEHLSIAKEIGDRAGEGRACCNLGNAYHRLGDFKQAIEYHKEHLSIAKEIGDRAGEGRACCNLSNAYHSLGDFKQALEYHNQNVSIAKEVGNRAGEGRALCNLGNAYQSLG; encoded by the coding sequence ATGGCGGATAGAAAGCTGGACGTTTTGGAGCAGCACATGAAAGAGCTAAGCGTTGCAAGAAAGGAGGGAAACAGACGAGAAGAGGGTTTGGCTTGTTTCAGTCTGGGCAACTACTTTGATGGCATAGCTGATTTTAAACAGGCCATAAGaaattacacagaagcattagGCATTTTTAAGGAGATAGGTTTCAGGGCCGAGGAAGGAAGAGTCCTTGGCAATCTCGGTAATGCCCATCACTGTCTCggcaattttaaacaagccGTAGAGTGCCACAATCaaaatcttagtattgcaaaagacaTAGGGGATAGGGCTGAGGAGGGaaaagcctattgcaatctcggcaatgcttatgatAGCTTGggcaattttaaacaagccaaaGAGTACCACAACCAAGACCtcagtattgcaaaagaagtaggggataggactggggaaggaagagcttatggcaatcttggcaatgCGTATCACAGTCtcggtaattttaaaaaagccatagagtaccacaaccaagatcttagtattgcgaaggaagtaggggatagggctggggagggaggagcctatggcaatctcggcaatgcctATTACAGTATAGGcgattttaagcgagccatagagtaccacaaccaagatcttagtattgcaaaagaagtaggggatagggcggGAGTGGGAATCGCTTACGGCAATCTCGGCAGTGCTTATAACAGTCTAGGAAATTGTAAACAAGCCCTAGAGTACCACCAACAAAGTCTTGGTactgctaaagaagtaggggatagggccggtgAGGGaagagcctattgcaatctcggcaatgcctACGAGAGTCTGGGTGATTTCAGGCGAGCTATAGAGTACCGCGAACAAAGTCTTTTTATTgttaaagaagtaggggatatgGCCGGCgagggaagagcctatggcaatctcggcaatgcctATCATAGTCTGGgtaattttaagcgagccatagtgTACTACAACCAACATCTTAGTATtactaaagaagtaggggatagggctggagagggaagagcctatggcaatctcggcaatgcgtATCATAGtctgggtgattttaagcaagcaaTAGTGTACCACAaccaacatcttagtattgctaaagaagtaggggatagggctggggagggaagagcctatggcaatctcggcaatgcgtATCATAGtctgggtgattttaagcaagccatagtgtaccacaaccaacatcttagtattgctaaagaagtaggggatagggctggggagggaagagcctatggcaatctcggcaatgcgtATCATAGtctgggtgattttaagcaagccatagtgtaccacaaccaacatcttagtattgctaaagaagtagggaatagggctggggagggaagagcctatggcaatctcggcaatgcgtATCATAGtctgggtgattttaagcaagccatagtgtaccacaaccaagatcttagtattgctaaagaagtaggggatagggctgagGAGGGAGCaacctattgcaatctcggcaatgcgtATCGTCGtctgggtgattttaagcaagccatagtgtaccacaaccaacatcttagtattgctgaAGAAGTaagggatagggctggggagggagcaccctattgcaatctcggcaatgcgtATCATAGtctgggtgattttaagcaagccatagagtaccacaaccaacatcttagtattgctaaagaagtaggggatagggctggggagggaagtgcctatggcaatctcggcaatgcgtATCATAGtctgggtgattttaagcaagccatagtgtaccacacccaacatcttagtattgctaaagaagtaggggatagggctggaaagggaagagcctatggcaatctcggcaatgcgtATAAGAGgttgggtgattttaagcaagccatagagtaccacaaccaagatcttagtattgctaaagaagtaggggatagggctggggagggaagtgcctattgcaatctcggcaatgtgTATCATAGtctgggtgattttaagcaagccatagtgtacTACAACCAACTTCTTAGTATTGCTaaggaagtaggggatagggctggagagggaagagcctatggcaatctcggcaatgcgtATCAGAGtctgggtgattttaagcaagccatagagtaccacaaccaagatcttagtattgctaaagaagtaggggatagggctggggagggaagtgcctatggcaatctcggcaatgcgtATCATAGtctgggtgattttaagcaagccatagagtaccacaaccaacatcttagtattgctaaagaagtaggggatagggctggagagggaagagcctatggcaatctcggcaatgcgtATCATAGtctgggtgattttaagcaagccatagagtaccacaaccaacatcttagtattgctaaagaagtaggggatagggctggggagggaagtgcctatggcaatctcggcaatgcgtATCATAGGCTGGGTGactttaagcaagccatagagtaccacaaagAACATCTCAGTATTGCGAAAGAAATTGGGGATAGGGCCGGCGAGGGAAGAGCCtgttgcaatctcggcaatgcgtATCATAGGCTGGGTGactttaagcaagccatagagtaccacaaagAACATCTCAGTATTGCGAAAGAAATTGGG